The Ignavibacteriales bacterium sequence TGGACTTGGAACTTTTACCATCGCACCGACTGCACTCATTGCAATAAAGATTGCCATCCTTGCAATACGTTTCGAAGACCAAAATGATTTCTTCTCATTAATACTTATTTCTTCTTCAGGAATTGGGGTTAATATTGTCATTTTACCCTTTTGCTACGTTATTAAGTTCAATCCGAACTTCTTCACCGTGTTTGAAATAAAATTCACATCGATCGCCGGGCATGAATGATCTGGCGACTTCAATTATCTCGTCGTTTTTCGTAAAAGTTTTTCTAGTTAAAAGAAATATTGGGGTTCCTTTCTTAATTTTCAGTAACTCGGCTTCATATTGATCAGCTTTTACACACGCCAATTTTTCTGTGAAATAATCAAATGTTACTTTATAATGTTCATTTAGTATATCAAATAAAGAATTTTGAGATAAATCAAATTTCAGAAGTTTCGGACAAAAAAATTGCGGTATATAAGATGTTTGCAATGCAACAGGAATATCATTCAACAAACGGAGCCGTTGAATTCTATATAATTTTGTACTCTTTTTTAACTTTATATACTCTAACGATTCTTTGCTTTCTATTATCTCTTCCGCAAATACCACACGTGTGATTAGATTAGCATTATTGGTTTTAAACTCCGCCGAAAAACTGAAAGCTTCGGTAAGACCCGTTAAGATTTTCTTATCAGAGACGAATGTTCCTTTACCTTGAATTCGGTACAAAATTCCTTCCGCCACCAAATCGGCAATTGCCTGCTTTGAAGTATTCCTGCTTATTCCCAACAATGACGATAATTCATTTTCGGATGGAATCCGTTCTCCAGATTTATATTGCCCGATATCAATTTCTTCTTTTAAGATTTCTTTTAGTTGATAATAAAGCGGCATAACACTATTTCTATTTAATTCCATCAATGTTCCTTTAATTATTTCATTTGTGCTTTTCTAACATATGCGACATGTTCTTCATTGATTACAAATGGAAGGAAAAAGAACAATTTTGAAAAAGTTGTTTCCATGTTTTCAGGCACCTTATCAATCTTCAATAATTCCACGTCTCCTTCCGCATGGATTGTCTTGCCAAACAATTCTGCAGCAATCGGTATTTGAGGTCCGGCCTGTTTGGTCTTTGCCGAATTTATATAGCGGACCTTTCCAGATTTTACTGCATTAACATTTTGTGCTTCTACTCTTGCAGAAATCTCGAAAGGTGTAGTGGTACCGTAACCAACTTTTTCTCCCTCGAAATATGGTCCGCCTGCTTTATCCCAAATCGGAATAAGAATAACATCCGGATTTGCTTTAACAACTTCTTCCCATTTTACAGATGGCGCGATGCCGGCTCTATCAGAAAATATTGGTTCGCCTCCTACCATTCTTATCAGTTCTGTGATATAAGAATCTTTTCCGGGCGCACACTTGTAATAATAATTTATTTCATAATAAACACTTACTTTTGGATAGTTTTTATACTTATTAGCGACAATCTGAAGATTTGATTTTATATCATTAACTAAATTTGAAGCAGACAATTCTTTATCAATCGATTTTCCAAATTCCAAAATCTTCGAATAGACTTCTTCTAAACTTGATTCATCCATGTGAATCACCTTATAACCATCTTTAAGAAATCTATCTCTTATCTTTGCTTGAACACCTGTACATGTAAGTATAATATCCGGATTAAGATCCTTTACTTTTTGGAAATCAACATCCATAAATCCTGCAACGATTTGAAGTTTTCCCTCTTTTACTAAGCGCGGAATTGAATCCGGGAAAATGCAATATCTGGTGACACCCACTAAATTATCTGTCGCTCCAATGGCTGCAGTTATATTCGTCCAGTTTGGGGCAAGTGAAACAATTTTTAATTGCTTTTGCGCAGTTATTCCGGTACAAATAAAAAACAGGAAGTAAATCAGAATGATTTTTAGCCTTGCCAATTTCTTCATGGAACCTCCTCATCTTGCTATCAATTAGATTTCTAAAAAAGCCGAACTTGTTGGGTTGTTGGTACAACTTATACTATTTATTTCATTTTGTCAATTATTTTATTTCATGGAAAATTTAAAAGACAAAAGGCGTACGACTTGATTCATCATTAATTTGATCTGATACTTAATCCGAATCGTATTCTTCAATTAAATATTAGTGCGTAAAAATTTTTGAGATTGTCGGGCTTCAATGGATGAATTTCACAAAAGAAAATAAGAAGAGTGAATGAAATGAATAAAAATGTTCGGAATTGATTTCATCTGGAATAAATGAAATTTGTTTTTATAGGATGAAACAAAATTGATGTGTGGAAATCACTCTTTTCTTTACATTGAATCTGGAAGATAAAATTATTTCTTCAGGTTGTATGGTAGAGGAATAAATTTACTGTAAATTAAAAAGCATGCGTTTTGAAAAATCTATAATAGTTGTGGCAATCACCAGTTAAGTTTCAAAATTGAAATTGTTAAAACAGATTTCGGCTTAAAACCGGAGTAAACCAAAAAAGCTTGATTATATTTAATAATAAAGCTTTTAGAGCTGCCCCGTCAGGGGTCGAACCTGAAGTCTTCTGATCCAGAGTCAGACGTGTTGCCAATTACACTACGGGGCAATAAAAATTCTAGGCAAAAATAATTAACATTACTGCAGAAACCAAACGATCTTCATACGATTAATATCTTTTTCAATAATGTATTGACTCTTTTGTAAAATAAATATTTCATAAAAAAAGGTGTTCCTTTTTTTAATTAGAAACACCTTTATAAAGAATACATACCTATTTAACTATTAATTCATCATTTAACTTTCTGTATTTTTATTGGTGAATTAGATTTAGGGACTATTGATGCTTGTGGTCTTTTCATATTTAGCAAGAACGGTACATCATTTATATCCCAGACTTTATCATCGTCAACATCTACTATTTTTATTCTTCCGTTGTTTGAATATGGACCTGAAGCCTGGTCATACGGATAATACCACATAAAGAGTCCAGTAGACGGATAGTTCAACGAAGAAGCATTACTTGCATCTGCAGCTATTGGTGCCCAAGTTACACCATTGTCGAGACTAATATAGATGTTAACTGTTTGAACTGCGTAACTAGTCCAGGTAATTCCCATCCTATATTTCAGTGCATCTTCTTTGTAAAAATCTTCACCGCTATTCGGATATTTTACTTGTATCTTTTTACTTTTATGAATCGAGAAATAGCCGTCTGTAACATCAGAATACGTGGTACCGCCTTTGTCTGCGGAACTTATTCTAATTTTACAATTATCAGAACTATCCGGTACAACAGGACTATCCAATCGACCTGGAGCCCATACATAACTACCGTCATCTGCCGTACTATCAGCACCAGGGACAACATACCAACTTCCGCCGCCATTTGTACTCCATTCAATTTTTACTTTTTCAGTATTGTCGGCATTCCACTTAATTTCAAACGGATGATATTTTTGATGATCTGTGATAGGTATATTCGGGTCATTGCCCAACCACTGCTCACCTCCATTTGGACTTATTACAGTAACTTTTGGAGTAAACGATATAATAGTAAAACCAGGGCTATTGTTGCTCGGCATTCCATTCGATCCTTCATCGGCATTATACACCACGACAAAATATTTATCTGATGGTAATGAGAAGTATGCTTCATAAGATCCTAGTCCCGCACCCACTTTTGCTAGTTCGTAAAAAGCTGGATTATTAGCATCTGCTATTCCATTAGTCGTTGTATATTTGATCCCAACATTTTGAATACCACCAGCATCCCATGTAATCCTAACTGGTTCGCTTGATCTATAAATTGCAGATTGCGGGCCGGTAACCGTTATAAATTTTCTTGGTGAAATTATAAATACAGCATCACTAATATCAGAGATGCTGTGATCAGTAGCATCGCTTACGCGTATTTGGCACGAAGTTGAATTCAATGCTTCACCAACATTCCATTCATAGGCGCTACCTGCGTAATTATCAACTATGACACCCCAGCTAGCTCCTTTATCGGTAGACAATTCTATTTTTACATTAGCAATTCCGGAAGAATTCCATGTAATATTCTGTGAGGTGCCTGCTTCCCAATCTTCTCCACCGTTAGGAGTAAGTACTTTGATCGATTTAATAACCTGATTAGAGATCGTAAAATTA is a genomic window containing:
- a CDS encoding GntR family transcriptional regulator, which codes for MELNRNSVMPLYYQLKEILKEEIDIGQYKSGERIPSENELSSLLGISRNTSKQAIADLVAEGILYRIQGKGTFVSDKKILTGLTEAFSFSAEFKTNNANLITRVVFAEEIIESKESLEYIKLKKSTKLYRIQRLRLLNDIPVALQTSYIPQFFCPKLLKFDLSQNSLFDILNEHYKVTFDYFTEKLACVKADQYEAELLKIKKGTPIFLLTRKTFTKNDEIIEVARSFMPGDRCEFYFKHGEEVRIELNNVAKG
- a CDS encoding helical backbone metal receptor, whose product is MKKLARLKIILIYFLFFICTGITAQKQLKIVSLAPNWTNITAAIGATDNLVGVTRYCIFPDSIPRLVKEGKLQIVAGFMDVDFQKVKDLNPDIILTCTGVQAKIRDRFLKDGYKVIHMDESSLEEVYSKILEFGKSIDKELSASNLVNDIKSNLQIVANKYKNYPKVSVYYEINYYYKCAPGKDSYITELIRMVGGEPIFSDRAGIAPSVKWEEVVKANPDVILIPIWDKAGGPYFEGEKVGYGTTTPFEISARVEAQNVNAVKSGKVRYINSAKTKQAGPQIPIAAELFGKTIHAEGDVELLKIDKVPENMETTFSKLFFFLPFVINEEHVAYVRKAQMK